One stretch of Streptomyces hygroscopicus DNA includes these proteins:
- a CDS encoding amino acid permease: MSAQPATTPEQQQAPGDPGSPDGLKAGLKNRHLSMIAIGGVIGAGLFVGSSAGIAKAGPGILVSYALVGLMVVFVMRMLGEMSAANPTSGSFSAYADRALGRWAGFSIGWLYWFFWVVVLAVEATAGAKILEGWWPAVPQWGWALIVMVVLTATNLVSVGSYGEFEFWFAGIKVVAIAAFIVVGGLAVFGVLPHSDNEGAGLAHLTDHGGFLPNGPGAILTGVLLVVFSFMGSEIVTLAAGESENPQRAVTKATNSVIWRIAVFYLGSIFVVVTLLPWDSKAIADDGSYVAALDSIGIPHAGDIMNVIVLTAVLSCLNSGLYTASRMAFSLGQRGDAPAAFARTNARGVPAAAILGSVVFGFVAVWFNYQWPDTVFTFLLNSSGAVALFVWLVICFSQLRMRGIILRENPEKLIVRMWLFPYLTWATIAMISFVLVYMLTDKDGREQVILSALVAALVVAFALVRDRLVAGRGPDPAASSDASAKETAAP; this comes from the coding sequence ATGAGCGCACAACCTGCGACCACGCCGGAGCAGCAGCAGGCACCCGGCGATCCGGGCTCGCCCGACGGCCTCAAGGCGGGGCTCAAAAACCGCCATCTGTCGATGATCGCGATCGGCGGGGTGATCGGCGCCGGTCTGTTCGTCGGCTCCAGCGCGGGTATCGCGAAGGCCGGTCCCGGCATTCTTGTCTCGTATGCGCTGGTCGGCCTCATGGTCGTCTTCGTCATGCGGATGCTCGGCGAAATGTCCGCCGCCAATCCCACCTCCGGCTCCTTCTCCGCCTACGCCGACCGGGCGCTCGGCCGCTGGGCCGGTTTCTCCATCGGCTGGCTGTACTGGTTCTTCTGGGTCGTGGTGCTGGCGGTCGAGGCCACCGCCGGCGCCAAGATCCTGGAGGGCTGGTGGCCGGCGGTCCCGCAGTGGGGCTGGGCCCTGATCGTCATGGTGGTGCTCACCGCGACCAACCTGGTCTCGGTCGGCTCCTACGGTGAGTTCGAGTTCTGGTTCGCCGGGATCAAGGTCGTGGCGATCGCCGCGTTCATCGTGGTCGGCGGGCTCGCGGTCTTCGGAGTACTGCCGCATTCGGACAACGAGGGCGCGGGCCTGGCCCACCTCACCGATCACGGCGGCTTCCTGCCGAACGGGCCGGGCGCCATCCTCACCGGTGTGCTGCTGGTGGTCTTCTCCTTCATGGGCAGCGAGATCGTCACCCTCGCGGCCGGTGAGTCCGAGAACCCGCAGCGAGCGGTCACCAAGGCCACCAACAGCGTGATCTGGCGTATCGCGGTCTTCTACCTGGGCTCGATCTTCGTCGTGGTCACGCTGCTGCCCTGGGACTCCAAGGCGATCGCCGACGACGGCAGCTATGTCGCGGCGCTGGACTCGATCGGCATTCCGCACGCCGGCGACATCATGAACGTGATCGTGCTGACCGCCGTGCTCTCGTGTCTGAACTCCGGCCTCTACACCGCCTCCCGCATGGCCTTCTCGCTCGGCCAGCGCGGCGACGCCCCGGCCGCCTTCGCCCGCACCAACGCCCGTGGCGTGCCGGCGGCCGCGATCCTCGGCTCGGTCGTCTTCGGCTTCGTCGCGGTCTGGTTCAACTACCAGTGGCCGGACACGGTCTTCACCTTCCTGCTGAACTCCTCGGGTGCGGTCGCGCTCTTCGTCTGGCTGGTGATCTGCTTCAGCCAGCTGCGGATGCGCGGGATCATCCTGCGCGAGAACCCCGAGAAGCTGATCGTCCGGATGTGGCTGTTCCCGTATCTGACCTGGGCGACGATCGCGATGATCTCGTTCGTCCTGGTCTACATGCTCACCGACAAGGACGGGCGCGAGCAGGTGATCCTCTCCGCGCTGGTGGCCGCACTCGTGGTGGCCTTCGCCCTGGTCCGGGACCGCCTCGTGGCCGGCCGCGGCCCCGACCCGGCCGCCTCCTCCGACGCCTCCGCCAAGGAGACGGCGGCCCCGTAG
- a CDS encoding poly aspartic acid hydrolase — protein sequence MTTPRVKTTKAFYRTGSTTWFASRHDQRFSFGLHIPSVHETTDTPLPLMVIQHGTARTAAQYRDAMAEFSERHGCVVLTPLFPAGIGDPEDLHNFKFIEYGGIRYDEELLAMVAEAGERFHIDTERFLLQGFSGGGQFAHRFLYLHPERLSGVSIGAPGRVTLIDPDREWWLGTAGFEERFGVPLRLDEIRKVPVHMAVGAEDTETWEINNPGDSNWMDGADAVGRTRVERITALRDNYTALGIDVTLDIVPGVGHRGMGVLDAVRAFAERVLPRVV from the coding sequence GTGACCACCCCCCGCGTCAAGACCACCAAGGCGTTCTACCGCACCGGCTCCACCACCTGGTTCGCCTCACGGCACGACCAGCGGTTCTCGTTCGGCCTGCACATCCCGTCGGTGCACGAGACCACCGACACCCCGCTGCCGCTGATGGTGATCCAGCACGGCACCGCGCGCACCGCGGCCCAGTACCGGGACGCGATGGCCGAGTTCTCCGAGCGGCACGGCTGTGTCGTGCTCACCCCCTTGTTCCCGGCGGGCATCGGGGACCCGGAGGACCTGCACAACTTCAAGTTCATCGAGTACGGCGGCATCCGTTACGACGAGGAACTGCTGGCGATGGTGGCCGAGGCGGGGGAGCGGTTCCACATCGACACCGAGCGCTTTCTGCTGCAGGGCTTCTCGGGTGGCGGGCAGTTCGCGCACCGCTTCCTGTATCTGCACCCCGAGCGGCTCAGCGGAGTGTCCATCGGCGCGCCCGGCCGGGTCACGCTGATCGATCCCGACCGCGAGTGGTGGCTGGGCACGGCGGGGTTCGAGGAGCGCTTCGGGGTGCCGCTGCGGCTGGATGAGATCCGTAAGGTGCCCGTGCACATGGCGGTCGGGGCGGAGGACACCGAGACCTGGGAGATCAACAACCCCGGTGACTCCAACTGGATGGACGGCGCCGACGCCGTCGGCCGCACCCGCGTGGAGCGCATCACCGCGCTGCGGGACAACTACACCGCGCTGGGCATCGACGTCACCCTCGACATCGTGCCCGGCGTCGGGCACCGGGGCATGGGGGTGCTGGACGCGGTCCGGGCCTTCGCGGAGCGGGTCCTTCCGCGCGTCGTCTGA
- a CDS encoding aromatic ring-opening dioxygenase LigA has translation MADAARMPVVIELGPAPEHRISTRLSPLAELCACLHALDGPRHHPASRRWVGAVLHGADERLLERAGLWAPLWGAFRARYLLPLTPGPERDLEEELAEVARLDEETFTTMTEQALVGKNGHGPGSGSRRGGRSPERFLARLRQLSERRFDLGLRLLADPAGFRDGLLAFLSAVAEEVFEAEWTRLRATLEADARIRGHEQSRYGAAVLAGFPTAHMEQDPPRVVFDKLYNARASLADSPCLLVPSLHINPHLAIKHYPGYPVVVQYPVRDAAGAEPTAPLDVVMRGLRALDEPLRIRMCRALLRQSMTTTELATQFEMTPPQMSRHLRKLREAGMVHTHREGARVHYQLDEAAVRNLGVDLLSALHR, from the coding sequence ATGGCCGACGCTGCCCGGATGCCCGTCGTGATCGAGCTGGGGCCCGCCCCGGAGCACCGCATCAGCACCCGCCTGTCCCCGCTCGCCGAGCTGTGCGCCTGTCTGCACGCGCTGGACGGGCCACGCCACCATCCGGCCAGCCGGCGCTGGGTGGGGGCGGTCCTGCACGGCGCGGACGAACGGCTGCTGGAGCGGGCCGGGCTGTGGGCGCCGCTGTGGGGCGCCTTCCGCGCCCGCTATCTGCTGCCCCTCACCCCGGGCCCGGAGCGCGACCTGGAGGAGGAGCTGGCGGAGGTGGCGCGGCTGGACGAGGAGACGTTCACGACCATGACCGAGCAGGCGCTCGTCGGCAAGAACGGCCATGGCCCGGGCTCCGGATCCCGGCGCGGCGGCCGCTCGCCGGAGCGCTTCCTGGCCCGGCTGCGGCAGCTCTCCGAGCGCCGGTTCGACCTGGGGCTGCGGCTGCTGGCCGACCCGGCCGGTTTCCGCGACGGCCTGCTCGCCTTTCTGTCCGCCGTGGCCGAGGAGGTCTTCGAGGCGGAGTGGACGCGGCTGCGCGCGACCCTGGAGGCCGACGCCCGGATCCGCGGCCATGAACAGTCCCGCTACGGGGCGGCCGTGCTGGCCGGATTCCCCACCGCCCACATGGAACAGGACCCGCCGCGGGTGGTCTTCGACAAGCTCTACAACGCGCGGGCCAGCCTCGCCGACAGCCCCTGTCTGCTGGTGCCGTCGCTGCACATCAACCCGCATCTCGCGATCAAGCACTACCCCGGATACCCGGTCGTGGTGCAGTACCCGGTGCGCGACGCGGCGGGCGCGGAGCCAACCGCCCCCCTGGACGTGGTGATGCGCGGGCTGCGGGCGCTGGACGAGCCGCTGCGCATCCGGATGTGCCGGGCACTGCTGCGGCAGTCGATGACGACGACGGAGCTGGCCACCCAGTTCGAGATGACGCCCCCGCAGATGTCACGGCATCTGCGCAAGCTGCGGGAGGCCGGAATGGTGCACACCCACCGGGAGGGCGCGCGGGTGCACTACCAGCTGGACGAGGCGGCGGTGCGCAACCTGGGCGTCGATCTGCTCTCCGCGCTGCACCGCTGA
- a CDS encoding ATP-binding protein: MPPLLRNGPRLAAVVALVATVSSACTIGSLDDSGAVADYPSRGLSILAPGSVGGGWDARARGIGSALTTCKTIDEDVTVTNAPGAGGTIGLARMAGRGGDPYQLMTMDTVTMIGGAIQNHSPVKLSELTPVAGLTVSTTAIVVPARSSFRDLRSVLAAMRKDPKRTSWVGGSLGGPDHITVAALAKAAGVPARKVTYVPTGGGGEVLNLLLSGASKVGLSTLTEVRPQIEAGKLRVLAVSGDKAPEGIDAPTLSALGYGDESVVSVGGVMAPPGLSDDEQRAIVKVVDRMRRTSCWKRALRQNDWKSVWVPGKTYGALIDKQQRQVGQALTSVGLGS, from the coding sequence ATGCCTCCTCTCCTCAGGAACGGCCCGCGGCTGGCCGCGGTGGTCGCCCTCGTGGCCACGGTGAGCAGTGCGTGCACCATCGGTTCGCTGGACGACTCGGGCGCCGTCGCCGACTACCCCTCCCGCGGGCTGTCGATCCTCGCTCCCGGGAGCGTCGGCGGCGGCTGGGACGCACGGGCGCGCGGCATCGGTTCAGCGCTCACCACCTGCAAGACCATCGACGAGGACGTCACGGTCACCAACGCCCCGGGGGCGGGTGGCACCATCGGGCTCGCCCGGATGGCGGGGCGGGGAGGCGATCCGTACCAGCTGATGACCATGGACACGGTGACCATGATCGGCGGCGCCATCCAGAACCACTCGCCCGTGAAACTGTCCGAGCTCACGCCCGTGGCCGGGCTCACGGTGAGTACGACCGCGATCGTGGTGCCGGCCCGTTCCTCCTTCCGCGACCTGCGCTCGGTGCTGGCGGCCATGCGGAAGGACCCCAAGAGGACGTCCTGGGTGGGCGGTTCGCTGGGCGGCCCGGACCACATCACGGTGGCCGCCCTCGCCAAGGCCGCGGGCGTCCCGGCGCGCAAGGTCACCTATGTGCCCACCGGTGGCGGCGGGGAAGTGCTCAACCTGCTGCTGAGCGGGGCCTCGAAGGTCGGTCTGTCCACGCTGACGGAGGTCCGTCCGCAGATCGAGGCCGGAAAGCTGCGGGTCCTCGCGGTCAGCGGCGACAAGGCCCCCGAGGGCATCGACGCCCCCACCCTCTCCGCACTCGGCTACGGCGACGAGAGCGTGGTGAGCGTCGGCGGGGTCATGGCCCCGCCCGGGCTGAGCGACGACGAACAGCGGGCGATCGTGAAGGTGGTGGACCGGATGCGCCGGACTTCGTGCTGGAAGCGGGCGTTGCGGCAGAACGACTGGAAGAGCGTGTGGGTGCCGGGGAAGACGTACGGCGCCCTGATCGACAAACAGCAGCGCCAGGTCGGCCAGGCGCTCACGTCCGTGGGGCTCGGCTCATGA
- a CDS encoding integral membrane protein, which produces MDVLNDLMGGFGSAFSPMHLLLAFAGCTLGSLVGVLPGLGPATTVALLLPLTFVFDPTGALVLFAGIYYGGMYGGSTTAILLNVPGETASVPTTLEGHPMARSGRAGAALATAAIGSFVAGTISTVGITFAGPAMAQIAEKIQPAEYFAVMILAFATVTAVVADAPARGLCSLFLGLAIGLVGIDSLTGQARYTFGVPELYDGIQIVAVAVGLFAIGEALYTAARLRRAPEERVLPVGGRIGMSPEDWRRSWKPWLRGTAIGLPIGALPAGGAEIPTFLSYNVEKRLSRHKKQFGKGAIEGVAGPEAANNAAFSGVLMPLLTLGIPTSATAGVLLIAFQMYNVQPGPQLFETQSALVWTLIASLYIGNVMLLVLNLPLIPLWVKLLRLPRPLLTAGILVFAALGVYALSQNAVDLGIAVLFGVLGFGMRRTGYPVAPLILGAVLGPMAETQFRRALAFSEGDWTIFFTRPLSAAILCLSLIALVGPMAARAIRRTRGRAPETAG; this is translated from the coding sequence ATGGATGTCCTCAACGACCTCATGGGCGGTTTCGGCAGCGCCTTCAGCCCCATGCATCTGCTGCTGGCGTTCGCGGGCTGCACGCTGGGCTCGCTGGTCGGCGTGCTTCCCGGTCTGGGTCCCGCCACCACGGTGGCGCTGCTGCTCCCGCTCACCTTCGTCTTCGACCCCACCGGAGCGCTGGTGCTCTTCGCGGGCATCTACTACGGCGGGATGTACGGCGGTTCCACCACGGCCATCCTGCTGAACGTGCCCGGGGAGACGGCGTCGGTCCCCACGACCCTGGAGGGCCATCCGATGGCCCGATCGGGGCGCGCCGGGGCCGCGCTCGCCACGGCCGCCATCGGCTCGTTCGTGGCGGGCACGATCTCCACCGTCGGGATCACCTTCGCGGGCCCGGCCATGGCGCAGATCGCCGAGAAGATCCAGCCCGCCGAGTACTTCGCCGTGATGATCCTCGCCTTCGCCACGGTCACCGCGGTCGTGGCCGACGCCCCGGCGCGCGGGCTGTGCAGCCTCTTCCTGGGCCTGGCCATCGGGCTCGTCGGCATCGACAGCCTCACCGGCCAGGCGCGCTACACCTTCGGGGTGCCGGAGCTGTACGACGGGATCCAGATCGTGGCCGTCGCCGTCGGCCTCTTCGCGATCGGGGAGGCGCTCTACACCGCGGCCCGGTTGCGGCGGGCGCCCGAGGAGCGGGTGCTCCCGGTGGGCGGCAGGATCGGGATGAGCCCCGAGGACTGGCGGCGGTCCTGGAAGCCGTGGCTGCGGGGTACGGCGATCGGCCTGCCGATCGGCGCCCTGCCCGCGGGCGGCGCGGAGATTCCCACGTTCCTGAGCTACAACGTGGAGAAGCGGCTGTCCCGGCACAAGAAGCAGTTCGGCAAGGGCGCCATCGAGGGGGTGGCGGGCCCCGAGGCCGCCAACAACGCCGCGTTCTCCGGGGTGTTGATGCCTCTGCTGACGCTGGGCATCCCCACCTCCGCGACGGCCGGGGTGCTGCTGATCGCGTTCCAGATGTACAACGTGCAGCCCGGCCCGCAACTGTTCGAGACCCAGTCGGCGCTGGTCTGGACGCTGATCGCCAGCCTCTACATCGGCAATGTGATGCTGCTCGTGCTCAACCTGCCGCTGATCCCGCTGTGGGTGAAGCTCCTCCGGCTGCCGCGCCCGCTGCTTACGGCAGGCATCCTGGTCTTCGCGGCCCTGGGGGTGTACGCGCTGTCGCAGAACGCGGTCGACCTCGGCATCGCGGTGCTCTTCGGCGTCCTGGGCTTCGGCATGCGCCGCACCGGCTATCCCGTCGCCCCGCTGATCCTGGGCGCCGTGCTGGGCCCTATGGCGGAGACCCAGTTCCGGCGTGCGCTGGCCTTCAGCGAGGGCGACTGGACGATCTTCTTCACCCGCCCGCTCTCCGCGGCGATCCTGTGCCTGTCGCTGATCGCCCTGGTCGGCCCGATGGCCGCACGGGCGATCCGCCGGACGCGGGGGCGGGCGCCGGAGACGGCGGGCTGA
- a CDS encoding alpha-galactosidase, protein MRLALRGLSRLFRPDRPRPRSRPRSWPWRLTGALPAVLLSVLLTVTGLGFTGLGFTGLGFTGPGFTGPGAVAYAAPSAPAASAPQIDVPAAPMGWASWNSLASQIGYDTIKAQVDALVSSGMAEAGYEYVNIDEGWWWGTRDSKGNITVDSQQWPGGMKAIADYIHSKGLKAGIYTDAGKNGCGYFYPTPPGTPPAPGSGSEGHYEQDLRAFQEWGFDYVKVDWCGGQDEGLDQEATYRSLSEANKAATAVTGRRLVLSLCEWGSGRPWNWAPGVGDLWRTSTDIIYWGQTPSATAMLSNFDQGLHPTAQHTGYYNDPDMLTVGMKGSNATLDRTHMSLWAISGAPLLAGNDLTTMTRETAANLTNPEVIAVDQDPRGLQGVKVAEDAAGLQVYAKVLSGTGQRAVLLLNRTSAAKPITARWTDLGLTGAAASVRDVWKRAPVGTHSGGYTATVPAGEAMLLTVSGTEAPGTTYQGTGSLTVTAKTAGLKLADLTYANGGTAPRTATLRVGGQYATTLALPPTGSATARRTVSVLLSLAKGANTVTLSGGPDTITVQDLPGTDGAEIIGAASGRCVDLDQNTITNGAQAQLWDCQGGQNQLFRLTSRNELTVYGSKCLGAEKDGTADGTKVVIGDCTGATGQKWQVNASGALVHQGSGRCLDAYDNGTGNGTRLVLWSCHNGSNQRWTLT, encoded by the coding sequence ATGCGCCTTGCCCTCCGCGGCCTGTCACGCTTATTCCGCCCCGACCGGCCACGCCCCCGATCACGGCCCCGATCATGGCCCTGGCGCCTGACCGGGGCGCTGCCGGCCGTTCTGCTGTCCGTTCTGCTGACCGTCACCGGGCTGGGCTTCACCGGGCTGGGCTTCACCGGGCTGGGCTTCACCGGGCCGGGCTTCACCGGGCCGGGCGCCGTGGCATACGCGGCGCCCTCGGCCCCCGCCGCGTCCGCCCCGCAGATCGACGTACCCGCCGCGCCCATGGGCTGGGCCTCGTGGAACAGCCTGGCCAGCCAGATCGGCTACGACACGATCAAGGCCCAGGTGGACGCGCTGGTGTCCTCCGGCATGGCCGAGGCCGGGTACGAGTACGTCAACATCGACGAAGGCTGGTGGTGGGGCACCCGCGACAGCAAGGGCAACATCACCGTCGACTCCCAGCAGTGGCCCGGCGGGATGAAGGCCATCGCCGACTACATCCACAGCAAGGGGCTCAAGGCCGGGATCTACACCGACGCCGGTAAGAACGGCTGCGGCTACTTCTACCCCACCCCGCCGGGCACCCCGCCCGCCCCGGGCAGCGGCAGCGAAGGCCACTACGAGCAGGATCTGCGGGCCTTCCAGGAGTGGGGCTTCGACTACGTCAAGGTCGACTGGTGCGGGGGCCAGGACGAGGGGCTCGACCAGGAGGCCACCTACCGGTCCCTCAGCGAGGCGAACAAGGCGGCGACCGCCGTCACCGGCCGCCGTCTCGTGCTGTCGCTGTGCGAATGGGGCTCGGGCCGACCGTGGAACTGGGCCCCGGGCGTGGGCGATCTGTGGCGTACCAGCACCGACATCATCTACTGGGGGCAGACGCCCTCGGCCACCGCGATGCTGTCCAACTTCGACCAGGGCCTGCACCCCACCGCCCAGCACACCGGCTACTACAACGACCCGGACATGCTTACGGTCGGCATGAAGGGTTCCAACGCGACGCTCGACCGCACCCATATGAGCCTGTGGGCGATCTCCGGCGCCCCGCTGCTCGCCGGGAACGACCTCACCACCATGACGCGGGAGACCGCCGCCAACCTCACCAACCCCGAAGTCATCGCCGTCGACCAGGACCCGCGCGGGCTGCAGGGGGTGAAGGTCGCCGAGGACGCCGCGGGGCTGCAGGTGTACGCCAAGGTGTTGTCCGGCACCGGGCAGCGCGCCGTGCTGCTGCTCAACCGCACCTCCGCCGCCAAGCCCATCACCGCCCGCTGGACCGACCTCGGGCTGACCGGCGCGGCGGCCTCCGTCCGCGACGTCTGGAAGCGCGCCCCGGTGGGCACCCACAGCGGCGGCTACACCGCCACCGTCCCGGCCGGTGAGGCGATGCTGCTGACCGTCTCGGGCACGGAAGCCCCCGGCACCACCTACCAGGGCACCGGCTCCCTCACCGTCACGGCCAAGACGGCGGGGCTGAAACTGGCCGACCTCACCTACGCCAACGGCGGCACCGCCCCGCGCACCGCCACCCTCCGCGTGGGCGGCCAGTACGCCACCACGCTCGCCCTGCCGCCCACCGGCTCCGCCACCGCCCGCCGCACCGTCTCCGTCCTGCTCTCGCTGGCCAAGGGCGCCAACACGGTGACCTTGAGCGGCGGCCCGGACACCATCACCGTCCAGGACCTCCCCGGCACCGACGGTGCCGAGATCATCGGCGCCGCTTCCGGGCGCTGCGTCGATCTGGACCAGAACACGATCACCAACGGCGCCCAGGCTCAGCTCTGGGACTGCCAGGGCGGCCAGAACCAGCTCTTCCGGCTCACCTCGCGCAATGAACTGACCGTCTACGGCAGCAAATGCCTGGGCGCCGAGAAGGACGGCACCGCCGACGGTACGAAGGTCGTCATCGGCGACTGCACCGGTGCCACCGGCCAGAAGTGGCAGGTGAACGCCTCCGGCGCCCTCGTCCACCAGGGCTCCGGCCGCTGCCTGGACGCCTACGACAACGGCACCGGCAACGGCACCCGGCTGGTGCTGTGGAGCTGCCACAACGGCTCGAACCAGCGCTGGACCCTCACCTGA
- a CDS encoding Manganese/iron superoxide dismutase — protein MAIYTLPELPYDYSELAPVISPEIIELHHDKHHAAYVKGANDTMEQLAEARDKDQWGSINGLEKNLAFHLSGHILHSIYWHNMTGDGGGEPLERDGVGELADAIAEHFGSFAGFKAQLSKAAATTQGSGWGVLAYEPVSGRLVVEQVYDHQGNVGQGSVPILVFDAWEHAFYLQYKNQKVDFIEAMWKVVNWQDVARRYTAAKERAHNLLLAP, from the coding sequence ATGGCCATCTACACACTTCCTGAACTTCCGTACGACTACTCGGAGCTGGCCCCGGTCATCAGCCCCGAGATCATCGAGCTGCACCACGACAAGCACCACGCCGCGTACGTCAAGGGCGCGAACGACACGATGGAGCAGCTCGCGGAGGCGCGGGACAAGGATCAGTGGGGCTCGATCAACGGGCTCGAGAAGAACTTGGCCTTCCATCTGTCCGGCCACATCCTGCACAGCATCTACTGGCACAACATGACCGGTGACGGCGGCGGCGAGCCGCTGGAGAGGGACGGGGTCGGAGAGCTGGCCGACGCCATCGCCGAGCACTTCGGATCCTTCGCGGGCTTCAAGGCCCAGTTGTCCAAGGCCGCCGCCACCACCCAGGGATCGGGCTGGGGTGTGCTGGCGTACGAGCCGGTCAGCGGGCGGCTGGTGGTCGAGCAGGTCTACGACCACCAGGGGAACGTGGGGCAGGGCTCGGTGCCGATCCTGGTCTTCGACGCCTGGGAGCACGCCTTCTATCTGCAGTACAAGAACCAGAAGGTGGACTTCATCGAGGCCATGTGGAAGGTCGTCAACTGGCAGGATGTGGCGCGCCGTTACACGGCCGCCAAGGAGCGCGCCCACAACCTGCTGCTGGCCCCGTAA
- a CDS encoding ATP/GTP-binding protein, producing MSGPGPIDGRASGQGRVFQTGGDQYIEEHHHHYEPGAAPLLAPVSTATRGMTAPDSVRVPLVGRAPGILRDRAALMERLRAAVTGPGGDVHVLHGLGGCGKTAVAHALFTEAVRDQGRIGLWVNASERISLRAGMLAVAGDRGATTGELAAAASGQRAAADLVWHYLDHSAQRWLLVLDNADDPTVLEEGGWLRTSPLGTVLVTTRHATSPLWRGTGSARHPVGVLPEADAAQVLCDLAPDAGTVESAQKVARRLGCLPLALTLAGSHLSHQLLESWSMDEYDRKLSEDSTALVDQGAAGTGSGQSRHLVGRTWQLSLDALAGQGLPEATTLLRLLSCWAADPVPLSLLMPVARGEVDLGHLAPPLAADRVEPALRGLLDHSLIGMVEADGRRCVQAHGVLLDSVAVGVPEGQRAALAEAAGRLLEATLPPEDAAPVETRTELRLLAPHASRLLHGSPGEGAARLAVRVVEQLFTAGDFAVALSMSVTVTDVAERLLGEEHPVVLSARHIMGRTQHRMGHYTESEATLRKVLRSRERILGVDHPDTLRTCAVLHVPVAILGHVEEAVHLLRRAIAGQRRVLGEDSGETLFSRAWLLEVLPRLGDSEEFDEAARVVEDCERALPHGHLATLMAHHNHAEGLRVLGRYMEAEPVARRALAERIRFQGPDHPQTLAALNLKARVAHGLGKLDEATATLREVIERRERVLGPEHPFVTQNRESLAEWQAQAEAQSRP from the coding sequence ATGAGCGGGCCGGGCCCCATCGACGGCCGCGCGTCCGGCCAGGGCCGGGTCTTCCAGACCGGCGGCGACCAGTACATCGAGGAGCACCATCACCACTACGAGCCCGGCGCGGCCCCGCTGCTCGCTCCGGTCTCGACTGCCACTCGGGGCATGACCGCCCCCGACTCCGTCCGCGTCCCGCTCGTCGGCCGTGCGCCGGGCATCCTGCGGGACCGCGCCGCCCTTATGGAGCGCCTCCGGGCGGCCGTCACCGGCCCCGGTGGCGACGTTCACGTCCTGCACGGCCTGGGCGGCTGCGGCAAGACGGCGGTGGCGCACGCCCTCTTCACGGAGGCCGTAAGGGACCAGGGACGCATCGGACTCTGGGTGAACGCATCGGAGCGGATCTCCCTGCGAGCCGGCATGCTCGCCGTGGCGGGCGACCGGGGCGCGACCACGGGGGAGCTGGCCGCCGCGGCCAGCGGCCAGCGTGCCGCCGCCGACCTCGTCTGGCACTACCTGGACCACTCAGCCCAGCGCTGGCTGCTGGTCCTGGACAACGCCGACGACCCGACGGTCCTGGAGGAGGGCGGCTGGCTGCGCACCAGCCCGCTCGGCACGGTCCTGGTGACCACGCGGCACGCGACGTCGCCGCTGTGGCGGGGCACCGGGTCGGCACGGCACCCCGTCGGGGTGCTGCCGGAGGCCGACGCGGCACAGGTCCTCTGCGATCTGGCGCCGGACGCCGGTACCGTCGAATCGGCCCAGAAGGTGGCGCGACGGCTGGGCTGTCTGCCACTGGCCCTGACCCTGGCGGGTTCGCATCTGTCGCATCAACTCCTGGAGTCGTGGTCGATGGACGAGTACGACCGGAAGCTGAGTGAGGACTCGACGGCGCTCGTCGACCAGGGCGCGGCGGGCACCGGCAGCGGCCAGTCCCGCCACTTGGTGGGCCGCACCTGGCAGTTGTCCCTGGACGCCCTCGCCGGGCAGGGGCTGCCGGAGGCGACCACATTGCTGCGGCTGCTGTCCTGCTGGGCGGCGGACCCGGTGCCGCTGTCTCTGCTGATGCCGGTGGCGCGAGGGGAAGTGGACCTCGGCCATCTCGCCCCGCCGCTTGCCGCGGACCGGGTCGAGCCCGCGCTGCGCGGTCTGCTCGACCACTCGCTGATCGGCATGGTCGAGGCGGACGGCCGTCGGTGCGTACAGGCTCATGGAGTGCTGCTGGACAGCGTCGCGGTAGGGGTTCCGGAGGGGCAGCGTGCGGCGCTGGCCGAGGCGGCGGGGCGGTTGCTGGAGGCGACGCTGCCGCCGGAGGATGCCGCGCCGGTTGAGACACGTACCGAGTTGCGGCTGCTGGCCCCGCACGCCTCCCGTTTGCTGCACGGCTCGCCGGGCGAAGGGGCGGCCCGGCTGGCCGTCCGCGTCGTGGAACAGCTCTTCACGGCGGGTGACTTCGCAGTGGCGTTGTCGATGTCCGTGACCGTCACGGACGTGGCCGAGCGCCTTCTGGGCGAGGAGCACCCCGTGGTCCTGAGCGCGCGCCACATCATGGGACGGACCCAGCACCGCATGGGGCACTACACGGAGTCCGAGGCGACGCTCAGGAAGGTGCTGCGGAGCCGCGAGCGGATTCTCGGCGTCGATCATCCCGACACTTTGCGCACGTGTGCCGTTTTGCATGTGCCGGTCGCCATCCTCGGCCATGTGGAAGAAGCGGTGCACCTGCTGCGACGCGCGATCGCCGGGCAGCGGCGGGTGCTCGGCGAAGACTCCGGGGAGACGCTTTTCAGCCGGGCGTGGCTTCTTGAGGTTCTGCCGCGGCTCGGCGACTCGGAGGAGTTCGACGAGGCGGCCCGGGTCGTCGAGGACTGTGAGCGCGCCTTGCCACACGGCCACCTAGCAACCCTCATGGCCCACCACAACCATGCCGAGGGGCTGAGGGTGCTGGGCCGATACATGGAGGCCGAGCCGGTGGCCCGCCGTGCCCTGGCCGAGCGCATCCGCTTCCAAGGTCCTGATCACCCGCAGACTCTCGCGGCCTTGAATCTGAAGGCACGGGTCGCCCACGGGCTCGGCAAGCTGGACGAGGCCACCGCGACGCTCCGGGAGGTCATCGAGCGCCGCGAACGGGTGCTCGGCCCCGAGCACCCGTTCGTCACGCAGAACCGTGAGTCGCTCGCCGAATGGCAAGCGCAGGCCGAAGCCCAATCCCGGCCCTGA